aataggtgatggggattaaggaatgcacttgtgatgagcaccaagtgatGTATGGGAGTACGGAATCATTATattgcacctgaaactaatataacactgtatgttaactgactgcaatttaaataaaaacttaaaaccaaaGCAATCTCACTCTAGAACCcctgctctgaaaactatactgTGCTGCCTCAGTAAATATATGCCTTAATAAAttgttgctgaatgaataaataatgggtTATAGATCTCTagagtgcaatttctggatctcAGAGCACGCACATTTTTAAAGGCCTTTAATGCATATTGTAATATAAGCTATTCaatatactttatactttttaaaaaattttttaatgttgatttatttattttgagagacagagcatgagcaggtgaggggcagagagagagggagacacagaatcccaagcaggctccaggctctgagctgtcagcacagaacctgaagcagagctcaaacccacaaactgtgagatcatgacctgagctgaagtcggacgcttaactgactgagccacccaagtgcccctacttttaagttttttaaaaatacagtgcagAAAAATTTAGATACAATATTATCACatccatgaaaacaaaaaatgcatagaataaaaaatgaaagaaacacatcAAAATGTTAAGAGTGGTCATTTTCAAAGGATACACATTCATAGATGACTTTTTGCTTCCttctaatttttccaaaatttctgtAATGAGTTGCCATGTTATACAAACAAGCTGAATAACTATAGCCTTATTCTTGTGTTATGTGTGGTTTTCTGCCCTGTAGTTGGTTTTGTCCTTGGAAGGCAACATTTCtcagaaaagagaattttcattactatattgGATTCTTTGTTCTCTATCAATCTTAGACAAGAAATAAGAATCACAGGCAATCTACCTTCCTGACATTATTGGAGTGACTCATTTGATCGAACTCCTGGAGCTAATAAGCAGCTGTGATATTTCCCGTCTAAAGACAAGAGAACTGTTGTACTCCTACATCCGTTTGTAAAGCACTTTGTATTGACCCAGGTTTTGCAAAGACTTTATCAAATTGTTTCTCAAACAATCCTATGAGGTTGTAATAAGTCTCACCAAGCCTCGGATATACACACACCTAGGTGAATGTAAATGTTACAATTTGACATATTAACCTGTGAATTTTTTTGCCCAGTACTTGGCTGATAAGTGAGCCCTTTGCCTAGTTTTAGCAGCAGCTAGGGTGTGCTATGCTAACTGCCTCAAAGAAAGAACAATGTAACAGAACACAATGTTTGGCTTAGGACTTTTGAAAGACTGGAGTAGAGGAGACCTAGGTAGAGGAGACCTAGGTCAGAGATGAGGAAGAGTAAAGTTGTCCTACTTCTTCCCCACCTGGGTCCACAAGCtgtgaaagagagaaggggaagttcaaaagaaaaagagttagCTTAGATGTGAACACTGGAGTTTCCTAGATAATGTGGCCCTGCACCCCAGATCCCAGAGAGGTTTGAGGTATCCGAGAGCACAGAAAACCCATGCATCTCTTGATAGGTAAATGGGGCAAGCCTTGCAATGGTATGGAAAGTGTGTGAATATTTCCAGTGAGCACAAAAGTAATGATAACATGGAAAGCAGGGTGACCAGAGGTGATTAGTCTTTAAGCTCACTCTTTCTTCTGCCAAATACAAGCTGCtgtttcagttctagaatttccactccgtttttttttttttatagtttctatttctccACTAAGATTCTACCTGCCCACTTATAGTTagttacctttaatttttttttaacctatctcAAAGTTGGTTTTTATTAACTGcgttttgaggttttttgttttttgttttttttggttttttggacCCTTTGGTTGACATTTTGTTTCCACCTTTGTAAGACAGGGACTTCCTGGTGATGACAGAATTGTGTTAAGGGATGACAAAAATCTAATGTCAAAGCAGTCACTTGAAGTAGGGCAGGGTACCATCTTATTAGAATGGTGTGAAATGCGTGATTATTTCCAATCTTCAAATAAGGACAGTTGCAAAAATCCTCGTGAAAAATATAAGGATACATCTCCACTCTTCCTGATCAGCCTCAAACAACTGGCAAGATCTTAACAGTAGAACTGgaagataatttaaaacattagcGTCTAACTCCCTTCTTTCTGCCAAGTAGAAAGGACAGTCTCctccagtgatttttttctcaaaaattttttctaaCGCAGCTTCCTTGCATTTCCTAATATAAAggtaatacatatttatagaaaaatcagTCAAAACAAACAGGCATGAAGAAAAAAGTACTACCCAGAGAAATTACTACTAACATTTTGCTGAACATCCTTCTAGATGCTGCTCTATGCAAATGCTTATACAtatcattttatatgaatgaaataatatacatgCTTTTAACTCAATATGTGGTAAAGATCATTATCAAGAACTACAGATTCATATCATCCTTTTCAGCAACTATATAATCCATTGCATAGgtatatcaaaatttattaaacaaGTCCTCTATGGAAGTCCTCTAGATTCTTGCAATAACGAACATTCTTTCTGCTGTGCGTATATGATAACTTTGTGTATTTGTCAGattatgtctcctgaggcagtacatttctttaatattatttctgGGCTGAAGCATATTCAAAATTTGTGATAATTAACAGACCATTCTCACCAAGAAGGCTGTAGCCACACTCACACTTCCACCAATAGTaagcccatttctctctctctctctctctctctctctctctctctctctttctctggtcaTACTGGATATGTGTAATCTTTTCAAATTTCACCAATATGTCAGGCAAAAAGTAACATCTAAATTGTGTTGGGTGATTTGCCAGGGAGCTCTAATGCAGTATTGAGGATGGGTATCTTTCCATGTACTCCTTTCTGGCTTTAAATGGACAATGTGTGCAATATGCAGGGGTCTGTAATGTAATTGAGGTGGTCTGGCTTCCATACTCCTAGCTTTGCACTAACTTTGTATGTCCTTGGGTAAGATCAtcaacttttctgtgcctcagtttcttcaaatgcAATGGGTGCAACTTGGAATGGGTGTTCTTGCCCTTCCTTTCAGGCTCCACAGAGGGGATAGTAGGGAATGCACTGTGCACAACAGTGGACAAGTGTCTGACTAACCCAATGCCACTCTCAGCCCGTTCTCCCCTGCCTGTCTCTACTCTGGAAGAAGCTGGAAATGCCCAATACCCTCATCTCAGCTTCCTATGGAGCTAAGGAGTGGCCAATTTACCATGTTCTGGCTAAAGAGACACAAAGGGAAGTCTACTGAGGTGCTTCTAGAAAACTAGCTTTCCTGATGAAAGAAACaggcacgagagagagagagagagagctcacaggAGCTGcctctttctcaccctcctcTTTCAATGCAGACTTCATGCCTGGACCCACGGGGAAGTGTGGTAGCTTTATACTGGGTCAACTCAGCTGAGCAGGATCTGTTCTTCAGAATTCTGCATGGTTTCAAGGTTAGCATTAGCCACAAGAGAAGTGCTGTATGTGATGGAGAGGGCAGCGGCGAAGCAGCAGCTATGGTTTTCATGCTCTGAAGGACAATGCAAGGGCTCCAGGCACAGTGGTGTCTCTAGTACATTGTCACTCATCTGCTGGCTCACCTTGCTGGTGGGTCTCCTCCTTCAGCTTCTCCGTGTCCTAAGCCAAATGCATGTGCAGCCCCATGAAGGATGCCAGCTTCTTCTGCAGTATGCCTGTTACCAAGGTCAGAGGTAGTGAGGGACACACACAAATCCAGTCTGTCTTAGAGGATTCTAGTTTTTCATGAATTCCAGTTAGCCCCTGCAGGTTCCAAGCCTGTACTTGCTTTTATCCAGGTCTAGCTTTCTACCCTGACTGCCATTCTGTCTGACCTATGGTGACTTCACATTCAACACTAGAATCAAAGACCGCAAACAGCTTTGAACAGACTTCTCAATGAGCTCCCACAATCATGTAAGGTCTGATGCCTCATTCTCCAATAGAacttctgtgatgatggaaatgttttgtatATGAGCTGCCCAACgatagccactagtcacatgcaTGTGGCTATCAAGCACTTGAAGTGTACCTAGTGCAACCGAGAAACTACATTTTTACTCTcagttcattttaattcatttacattgccacatgtggctagtggctactatgTTGAACAGCACAGATCTGGTGCCTAACAATAAATCTGTCATTCTTCATCACTTATagtggttctttttctctggttgAATCCTGACTGGTGACTACATGGGGAAAGAACATGTAGACTGAAAGCCATAGGTATGCTAGGAACGAAGGGCTGGAGAACAGAAGGAGGTGGGTCCTGAGAGGCCCACCTACCTGTGACTGCTGAACTccttatttgagaaaaatagacTCCCTGTGAACTTGTCCTTTGGGAGCCCCATCTCCATTCCAATTCCCAGACCAAGTATCAAGGTGAGCTAACATATTCATGGCGAGCAAGCAGGCTGTGGTAAGATGTATTCTTCAACaggtaattttttctttcttccaccgTGACGACTTTTTCCCCTTGCCTGTTCCCTATGCAGATCCTTCCACCTCCCAGTCTTCCTCCCGTCCCCAAGTGACTATGACCTTCCTCACAGGATAGAATTACCCCTTTTCGACCATCAaattggattttgttgttgttgttttaaacaccAGCCCATTTTCAGGAGTCTGCAACTGTGACACGTTTGTCAGCCCTAGTTTCTATAACTGGCCACTTAGTAATACACTTTACCAGGAATGGGTCTTTCCAAATGTGCTCTGCACAGTTAACATGAAAAGATTAATCCTGAGCAACATTTTCTCTCAGGGCCGATCTTGAGTGCAGAGCCGCCGTGCGGTGCTTTCCAGCTGTGTTCACAAACACAATTCCACACATCAggaacatttctcttttttcttttcattcttgcttgcttgctgAAACGAGTGGTTAGCCGTTCTGGTGTTGacacagaaaaaggcaaaatgctGGCAACCGAATCAAAGCCGACAATGCAACAGGCAGCTCAGCGGCGCGCCTGGTTCGGTTCCTCACACCCACCAGGCGTACTTTCAACTTCCTCCCAATTTTGGTCCCGGCCCCTTGGCTTATCTTCCTGagaatgttaaaagaaaagaaaaaagaaaaagaacactgatCTTACTGCAAGCTGTCTTTAGGGTCTGTTGTTCCCTTCTTATGCACACGGCCGGGACTGGTCCTCCTAACTTCTCCATTGTCTGGTGAGTCACTCTTGCTTTCCCGTTTTCGCCTTCCGTGAATTCTGCGCACACCCCACAAGTGCCCCGCTCTCACTCCCAGCGCCCCGCCTGGGCTCAACGCTTCCTAGCCGTGCGGCTTCCAGCACCCACTCCCCAGGGTTTGGGTGGGAGCGGGGCCACAGCGCAACTCCAGCCCAGCGcccgcggggccgggccgggccggcgTTCGGGGTCGGGGccgtctcctcccctctccccgctgAGGACCTCGCAGTGAACTCGCAGTGCCCCCACGGGGCGGGACGCGCGCGTCCCACCTCTGGGGCGGCTTGCGGGCGCTAGCCCTGGGGACGGTGACTCCGCTTCTGAGTCCGTCCCCAGGCAGGTGCGGAGTGGTGGCGGCCGCCCCCTGGGCGCGGGGCCGCGGCCGAGAGGAGCCCGGATCGGCAGAGGAGCCCTGAGCGCCGCCCGGATGCTGCAGCCTAGTGGCCTCTCCCGGAGCGACGCGAGCCCTGGGGCCGAGCCTGCCCTGGGCGCGCTGGGGGCCGGAAGGGGGCTCTGGACTTGgatccctccccctttccctctgcgtGCGGGAGCGCTCTCAgaccctcctcctcccaggtACGAGCCGGGAGAGGAGGGCGCCGCTCTCCTGCCGGCGCTCCACCATGGGCAATATCTCCAATGACTCCTGGCCCGAGGACTGCGGGTCCCGGCAGTGGCTCCCCTCCGGCGAAAGCCCGGCCATCAGCTCGGTGATGTTCTCGGCCGGGGTGCTGGGGAACCTCATCGCTCTGGCGCTGCTGGCGCGCCGCTGGCGGGGGGACGCGGGACGCAGCGCGGGACGCGGGAACTCGGTCTCCTTGTTCCACGTGCTGGTGACAGAGCTGGTGTTCACCGACCTGCTTGGGACCTGCCTCATCAGCCCGGTGGTGCTGGCTTCCTACGCTCGGAACCAGACCCTGGTGGCTCTGGCGCCTGAGAGCCGTGCGTGCACCTACTTCGCCTTCGCCATGACCTTCTTCAGCCTGGCCACGATGCTCATGCTCTTTGCCATGGCCCTGGAGCGCTACCTGTCCATCGGGCACCCCTACTTCTACCAGCGTCGTGTCACGCGCCGCAGCGGCCTGGCAGTGCTGCCCACCATCTACGCCGTCTCCCTACTCTTTTGCTCGCTGCCGTTGCTGAACTACGGGCAGTACGTCCAGTACTGCCCCGGGACGTGGTGCTTCATCGAGCACGGCCAGACTACGTACCTGCAATTGTATGCCACCCTGCTGCTCCTCCTCATCGTCGCGGTGCTCGCCTGCAACTTCAGCGTCATCCTCAACCTCATCCGCATGCACCGTCGGAGCAGGAGAAGCCGCTGCGGGCCCTCCTTGGGCAGCTGCCGGGACGCCCCTGGGGCCCGCAGGAGAGGGGAAAGGCTGTCCATGGCGGAGGAGACAGACCACCTCATTCTCCTGGCTATTATGACCATCACCTTTGCTGTGTGCTCCTTGCCTTTCACAGTAAGTTAAGCCACTTGGTTTCCATAGCCCGGCTCTGGGCAGCCTTCTGACTCACTTTTGCGACTTGTAAGAATAGGTCCTAGGGAGGCCTAGAGCCTTCTCCTCTGGCTTCTCACCTTTACCCCACTTCCCTGCTCCCCTAACCCGCTGACTCTATGCTATAGTGTTTCTTACACCTAGTACAGTCCCCTGAAAGGGAGCCTTGACCCTCCACTAAGCCAGCCCAGACCACTGTCAGAGGGTTAaaagccacccccacccccaccccagccttgctAGCCTGGCTCAGTGCCTGTGGAGGAGGCAGCCCCCTCCACCTTTGGATGGGTATCAGTTACAACCTGACTTCCCTGAGCTTCAGGTCACCTTCCTGTACCTCCTACCCATGGGTCTGTGTTCTCTGTGCTTTGACTTCTGTTTCTCCCAACACACAATGTGGTGGCCAACCCACAGCATTCCAGCTGCCATTGAGAAGGGTCCCTGTTGATAAAGTC
The sequence above is a segment of the Panthera leo isolate Ple1 chromosome B3, P.leo_Ple1_pat1.1, whole genome shotgun sequence genome. Coding sequences within it:
- the PTGER2 gene encoding prostaglandin E2 receptor EP2 subtype gives rise to the protein MGNISNDSWPEDCGSRQWLPSGESPAISSVMFSAGVLGNLIALALLARRWRGDAGRSAGRGNSVSLFHVLVTELVFTDLLGTCLISPVVLASYARNQTLVALAPESRACTYFAFAMTFFSLATMLMLFAMALERYLSIGHPYFYQRRVTRRSGLAVLPTIYAVSLLFCSLPLLNYGQYVQYCPGTWCFIEHGQTTYLQLYATLLLLLIVAVLACNFSVILNLIRMHRRSRRSRCGPSLGSCRDAPGARRRGERLSMAEETDHLILLAIMTITFAVCSLPFTIFAYMNETSSRKEKWDLQALRFLSINSIIDPWVFAILRPPVLRLMRSVLCCRVSLRTQDAAQTSCSIQSNASK